TAGGATTTGGGGGCAAAGTGCATGTATTGCATGCCTTGAATCCCTGACACTACTGTCCATTGCCATCACCACACATACAAACAACCCAGATGGATCTTGCCTTGTGTCCTAGTGAGGAACCATACTAGATCAGCATTGCCTCAAGACTGTTTATTTCATCCTTTTATTGCCTTATTGTGACTCACAGCTGTCTGTCTCTGAGAACCAAGGGAACAGAAATCTGGGGAACCTTTGAGCTCTGGGTCCAGCTAGGGCAGACCAAGATAGGAAAAGCCAAGCTGGCTATCAATTTGGTACCTCTGATTATCCTTCTCTTCCCAGAATGGGGCCTCAGAAGACGTACTGCTGCTTCTGAAAACTTGGGCTCCCCCAGCCGTGGGGTCAGATGCCCCACTGACTCTGCAGGATGCTCGGAACTTGAGGGGTGTCCTTCTGACGGCATTTGCCTTCCGCCAAGGTCAGCTTGATACATGCCTTCCTGCCCACTCCTTGTCTTGCTGGGTCTAATCTCCTGCCCACCTCAGCTCTCGTTCAGCTCGATGGAGCTTCTTCTGGGCTCTTGTTTCCCGCCGTGTGGTAGTCTTTAAGCTTACCACCTTACTGCCCTCAGGCCTACAGTACCTGATCGAGGGGAGCCTGGCTGAGGCACTGAGCAACCTGCATGAAGCGGCCTCAGGTCTATGTTCCCGGTCTGTGATGGTCCAAGTGTATACAGCCCTGGGCACCTGTCTTCGAAAGCTGGTAAAGATGGTCCATGGGTGGGTTAGGGAAACTGCAGATTGTTCAGAAGAACTTTCTGCTTTGAGAGAGTAGCTGAGGCTTTATCCTTTTCCCCCTCAAGGGCAATCCACAGACAGCTTTGCTGTACCTGCTTACAGCCCTGAAAGGGGGATCAGTCACTGGTTCCCTGCTTCTGGAAGCCTCGAGGATATATCAGCAAGTCGGGAACACAGAGGCAGAGCTGAAGAGTCTGGAGCTGCTAGTTGAGGTAAAGAAATAGACCAGGTCAGGAcctggagatggctcaaagggttggaattcatgctttgcatgggaagcccgggtttgatgcctggtGCTGCATTAtcaccagagcaccactgggattaACCCCTGAACAGTGACCTAAgagtatcccttgagcactgccaggtgtgacctaacacccacccccactccccacctcccatcccctccaaaaaaaaaattatgccatGTAAGATAAAGGATTTGGAAAGTTACTATGGTGCTTGGTTGGTGTAAGTAGAAGGAATATTGCTCCTGAAGATTACAGATACTGCTTTCTACCTTTTGTCCTTGTTAGGCCTTAAGTATTACTCGGAGGCGTGAAGCCCCTCCACTTCTCATTGAGGTAGAGTTGCTACTTCCTCCACCTGACCCAGCCTCACCGCTCTACTGTGACACACGCAGCCAGGCCAAGTACCGACTAGCAAACCGATGCCTACAGACTGGGAGGTAAGATTTCACCTTGCTCATTTCATTCTTCATGGATAGATGAATCAGTGCTGTAGACCCTCATTCCTGAATTAAGGATACTTCACCCGGACACTAACCTGTGactttaaaattccagaatttgtggggctggagcaatagtacagtggttagggtgtttgtcttgcactctgcctacccaggtttgatcccagcatcccatatgttccctgagcattaccaggagtaattcttgagtgcaaatctatgggtaacccctgagtattgctgagtgtggccccaaaataaacataaagttCTGAAAtctagggtctgaagagatagcacaagggttaaggtgcttgccttgtatcccACTGACACTGGTTAAATCCCTGGAACTACATGTgtttcccagagcactgtcatgggtcactcctgagcatagattcAGGAATAGCCCTCAAGCACTGACATGTATAACTAAACTCCCCCATCcctgaaataaaattctgaagtCTCCCCGGCCCATTCTGCAAGTAGGGATAGATCCATATTGAGTTAGGGCTAGAGCCTATATACCCCACCCTTCTCGCCCTAGGGCCCTAGAGCCCCTTTTCAGTAATTAAGAACCTTGGAAGAGCCTACTAGGGCCCATGGTGAGGCCGTGGCTTATATAATTCCTAGGGCGGAAGCCGCTGCTGAACATTATTTGGATCTGCTGGCCCTGTTGCTAGATGACTCAAAGCCAAAGGTGAGTCTCTCtgtaatattctctgcagagggGTGGAAGGATTGGAGTCCCTTTGGGGGTAGAGCAGTGCTGCTTTCTGTCTTTTCCCTCTGCTGTTCTCACCATCCAGATTGATGGACCAGATCAGGAAGTCTTCCCAGAGCAAGGGTCTAGGACAGCAAGTAGTGGGTGGTCTCTGCATGGAAGCAGAGCCTGATAGAAAGGCTGGGGGTGGTAGTTCGCACCTCTTCAAGatgcttcttccttcttccacccCAGTTCTCCCTACCTCCAGGCCCCCCGGGCCCCAGGATGCCTGAGGTGTTTCTAGAGGCTGCAGCAGCGCTGATCCAGGCAGGCCAAGCCCACGATGCTTTAACTGTGTGTGAGGAACTGCTCGACCGCATTTCACCGCTACTTCCCAGGATGCCGTGGCTGTGTGAAGATGCTGAGAGGAGAACCATGGAGTCACCGCACTGCCCACTCTGGGTCTCTGCCACCTACCTGCTGCAGGGCCATGCCTGGGTGAAACTGGGGGCCCACAAGGAGGCAATTAGTGAATTTAGCCGGTGAGCCTAGGACACAAGGGGAAGTGTGGAGGCTTAATTTTCTGATTGAGACCGGAGGCGGCAAGTATCATTCTTTCCCCAGAGTGTCTGAGGTTGACTCCCCTTCAACCTCATATCTTCCATATCTCTCTCTAGGTGCCTTGAACTGCTCTTTCGAACTATACCAGAGGATAAGGGGCAAGGTGATCTGGATTTTAAATTCTCCTTTTCATCCCTGGAATGTCAGTTCCCTTTCTTTGTGTCCCAGCCAACTAggagttttttttgtttaaaaatggaacttaaaaaaaattttttttaaatataagacaaGACAGGGGaacttgggggcagggagggtgtctTGGTGACTCTCTGACTGACAGTAACTTCTTGACTTTGGGTGGTCCCTAGGGCCTGGTTCCAACTGTGAGGAGGACTCTCTGTCAGAAGTCACACTTGCACAGTTTCGTACAGCTGCCCTGGTTAGTCGTGGACTGGAGTGGGTGGCTAGTGGACAGGACACCAAAGCCCTACAAgatttcctcctggctgtgcagatATGTCCAGGTCTGTATACTTCCACTCCGTGGGCAAGGAGAGGGGCCCATAAGGGGAAGGTACTTTGGTATACGTGTGAGAGTAATATTTCTTGTTATGAGTATTGATAATGGATTGTGTTAGACCCAGGTGTCCAGACATATACAAGACAAATGTAAGTGTACATGAGCTCTTCCTGGGAATGTTCCTGGTCTTCCTAATGTTCTTGGATAGACAGTCCGTGCTCTGCTGGAGGTGTTGGGAAGGAACAGAGCTAGCTGAGCCCTTCATTCTGGGTAGGCAATTAGGCAAAATggttaggactggagagatagcacaggagtttttagcattgccttgcacataaatGATCCTGGTTCAACCCTTGGTCTCCCAAAACATCTCTAGGAATGGcatctgaacacagagacaggagtaagccctgagtactgtctggtgtggccccaaatacacctgccccctccaaaaaaaaatttaaaaagtttattccagaaagatagtagaacAGTTAAGGTTGTTGCTTTGCAAAAGCtgatcctaggggctggagcgatagcacagcgggtagggcgtttgccttgcacgtggctgacccggattcgaatcccagcatcccatatggtcccctgagcactgccaggagtaaaaaaaagctgaccctggttccatctcttggcactgcatatggttcctggaaCACTACCAgaaatcgctgagcacagaggcaagaataagccctgagtaccactggatgtggcctccaaacgaAAACAGTTTGGAAATGATCTTGTTCCATGTGCAAGATACTTCCCCACTTTAGGCTTatttcccatttttgttttttgttttgtttttgggttatacccgacaatgctcagggtttattcctggccctggctttgtgcttaggtatcacttctggtggtgcctggggaaccagatgggatggttCTGTTGTACcgattgtactattgctctggccccctccctgTTTCCTCTCCTATGAAAAGGTGCAGGGGCCTGGAAcaagaatagtacagcaggttggtgcttgccttgaatgctgctgaccttggtttgatcctcagcaccccatatggtcccccagtggtgattcctgagtgtggaaccagaagtaagccctgagtaccatgagtgtgacaccccccttcacacaccccccaaaaaatgtgttGGGTGTTAGGTGTTAGGTGTGTGAGGTCCTATAAAGTTCTAAAGTTCTAAGGCACTCTCCTCTGGGGCTGGGCTACAGGTGATCAAGACACTTCCTTTCACCTGCTTCAGACTCTGAGGAAGCTAGAGCGGAAAGATGAAGCCATTGCTTTCTGGAAGAAACTCGATGCTCAGAGTCAGTTGCCACAGGAGAATGCTACATGGTAAAGCACCAAGGCCTGCTGGGAATGGTCCATCCCCTAAGGAGTGGGGATGGTCAATGAAAGGGAAGTAATGGCTGCCAACCTTCTGCTTAGCCTTCATACTTAGATATCACCTTCTTTGTTCTTCAGGTCTGTCCCGCTGTACCTAGAAATTTGTTTGAGTTGGATCCATCCCCCTGACCGTGAAATGCTTATTGAAGAATTTCGGACATCTCTATTGGAGCCTTGTGACCTGTAGCTGCCCTGCTTTAAAGAATCTGAGCTGGGGCCTCTGGGACCATCTGTCAGGGAAGACTTTCTGCCATACCATTCATGGGGAATGTGACTGCATCTATTCCTGTATGTTTAGCATGGGCAAATAGTCCTATGAAATTAGTCCTTGTTACTGCCATTCTGGTTCCAGATGAAGCTCCCCTTCACATAACAAAGCACTGACTTTGCTTGTGGTACTTTTTTTCCTGTTCCCCCTCCCTTGAGTAAAATATGTTTATGTCTGTCTGCTTACTACATATACATGAGTGAGAAGGTGGTCTGATTCAGTTGACTGCTGGCTATCTAAGATACTCTCTCCCAGTATCCATTATCTCAGGAGCTTGAGGCTGGGTAGAGGAGAGGCTTATCGGAATCCTTGCTCAGAAAGCTTTGGCTCTAGTTATTCTTTTCCTAAAAAAGCCCACATATTTTATGCAAGATGAAAGAATGAGTGGAAAAAGGTCTGGAAGGTAGACCTCTCTGGACAAGGACAAgtatttaattcttttgtttttgttttaggcctCAGTGgagcatagggcttactcctggctttgctttcagggatcactcctggctgtgcttaggggaccatacgtagTGCCTGTATGGATCCTGGGCCAGCTATGCCTGCAAGGCTAGCATACTATACCTCCGGCCCCAATGTTTAGTTCTTAAGAGGGGAGGGACAGGTAGATCTGAGGCTCACAAAATGACTCATCATTCCTCCATTCTAATCCCCAATTCTAGAAATTTGGGACTTCACTGTCTCTGTCAGTGTGTCTGGATAGGCGGATGAGGGGGTGAATTGCATCAGCATTAGACCAAAATGCTGACTATTTGAATAAGGTAGATGGTATTTTGGGCTCAAGGGCTTCAAGTTACCATTCCATTTTCTTGTTACTTTGAGCTCTACTGAATGTACTGTTTGGCTGTGGTTGCCTTTTGGGCGGGTTGTGGGGCCTGGAGAAAGAACTTTATTGGCATGTAGTTGCCTTTTGACCTCTGCGGACTTGAGTGCCCTTCTACTCCACACAGtaatgttaatattaatattgataCTGCCTGAAGAAGTGTAAAACCGATGGGTTTAGGGTTACTGAGGGTGCACTGACAAGAGAGCAGAGATGATCCGGGACTGGGGTATAGGAAGAAAGGAGAAGTGGAGGCTGCGTTTTAAAGAAGTCAAGCGAGAGACTAGCATGAATCCTCGTGTCTGGAGGAAAAGGTGGGTGTGTAGGTTATCACTACCACTGAACTACAGAGACCAATACACGGTTCAATCCATTGTGCCAGCTTCTTCCACCAGGATGAACTCGGGAGCCAATGAACTGGAGCCAAGTGGGGGAGTCCGCCTCCGAAGGACTTAAGGCTCTCCTTACGCCAGTCGATCTGGCTCCATTCCTTTCGCTGATTGGTTGAGAATCCCAATCCGTCGAGGAAGTGTGGCGTTGCGGCCAATTGACGTGGCGTTACTAGGCGTGTTGCATCCCAGAGGCGGGAGCCAGGCCACAAGCGAATTTCCTGATTGGCTCCGGTCCGCGGGTTGCTGGGGAGAGACGCGGAGAGGCGGGCGGTAGTCCCCAGGACAGACGCTGATTGGCTGGAGTGAAGGCACCTCTCCTTCCGATGATTCGGCTCTTCTCTGCTCAGTCTCAGCGAAGCGTCTGCAGCCGTCGTTTGAGTCGTCGCTGCCGCTGCCCCCTCGCGGATCCGGAGCCTGCGTCTCCCGCCCGCTCACCGCCCGGGTGCCACTGGGAAGAAGCGAGAGGGAGGCCGCCTGCGGGtttgccgccccctcccccaagagCCGAGTCCCGACCGCGTCGGTCGCCTGCCAGCCCTCGTAGCCGTTACCCGCGGGCCGCCACAGCCGCCGGCCGGGAAAGGCGCGCGCCATGGCCTCCGGAGCTGAGTGAGTGTGTGCACGCGCCCGCCGCGGGTGCGCGCGCCGCGGGCTCTCGGCGTTGACTAGgccccgccgggccgggccgtggGCGCGTCTGAAGAGGTGGAGACAAGGGAGAGGGGGAGTCGGCCTGAGGGCAGGAGGGCGAGCGAGGGGGGCCGCGGGGCTCGGCCGCGCCGGGCCGCGCCGGGCCGCACCGGGCCCGGCtgcggccccgcgcgccccctaGGCGGGGCTTGCGTCGGGCCCGGGTCGGGGCCTGGGCCGGATCGTGCTGTGTCATGCAGGCCCCGGCCGGCCTGATTGGCTCCTTCGGAACGGCCGCCCCGGCCTCTGAGGGCTTCGGGCCCGCCCGCTCGGCGCCGAGCCCGCGGCCTGAGGGGCGCCCGCCGGCCTCAGGACTGGGCCCCCGGCGGGA
The nucleotide sequence above comes from Sorex araneus isolate mSorAra2 chromosome 1, mSorAra2.pri, whole genome shotgun sequence. Encoded proteins:
- the FANCG gene encoding Fanconi anemia group G protein yields the protein MLLQTPLDSPPPHASCLDLWKEKNNQLVRQLKVAWNSDLTWRRQHLLQEALQGFTGLLLSLRGLPVAPFVLPLELTVTCNLITLRVSLARGFSEDLAQDIQRGLERVLETQEQQGPRLERRLQGLWDSALDASSQLPQLLPALHCLVGLQAALWLSTDRLKDLTSLLQPLNGSQNGASEDVLLLLKTWAPPAVGSDAPLTLQDARNLRGVLLTAFAFRQGLQYLIEGSLAEALSNLHEAASGLCSRSVMVQVYTALGTCLRKLGNPQTALLYLLTALKGGSVTGSLLLEASRIYQQVGNTEAELKSLELLVEALSITRRREAPPLLIEVELLLPPPDPASPLYCDTRSQAKYRLANRCLQTGRAEAAAEHYLDLLALLLDDSKPKFSLPPGPPGPRMPEVFLEAAAALIQAGQAHDALTVCEELLDRISPLLPRMPWLCEDAERRTMESPHCPLWVSATYLLQGHAWVKLGAHKEAISEFSRCLELLFRTIPEDKGQGPGSNCEEDSLSEVTLAQFRTAALVSRGLEWVASGQDTKALQDFLLAVQICPGDQDTSFHLLQTLRKLERKDEAIAFWKKLDAQSQLPQENATWSVPLYLEICLSWIHPPDREMLIEEFRTSLLEPCDL